A single Paludisphaera rhizosphaerae DNA region contains:
- a CDS encoding DUF11 domain-containing protein — MASRDWWAGVDRAEMGRHRRVRRTSAVEILEARIAPAVFTVTTAADNGDNTAPTAGSLREAILLSNASGDSSNVIDFNIPGNGVQTINIETVQLPSITKTVLVDGLSQPGSSFQSPLIQLSCLSFIGNGLTLSGVSGSVIRGLSIARFQDAGVVISGGSNNWIQACQIGVFADWSQGYSNGNGVIIKDGATGNIIGTNGDGVADAAEGNLISGNSREGVLIADSGTSGNRVAGNRIGTNLQETSAIPNLNGVGIKGGAAGNIVGTNGDGVADADEGNLISGNTDSGVSITGAGTSGNRVAGNRIGTNALGTAAISNGIGVAIEDVAAGNIVGTNGDGVADADEGNLISGNYYGLYIAEGATGNRVAGNRIGTNALGTAAISNVEGVLIVSGATGNIVGTNGDGIADAQEGNLISGNTGSAVSMGWAGTSGNRVAGNKIGVDWLGMTAIPNDVGVSIENVASGNIIGTNGDGIADAGEGNIISGNRIAIFIAGPGADGNRVAGNKIGVNATATASVPNKYGVYISGYSTGNIVGMNGDGLADSDEGNYIAGNVKYGVVIGGKAADNRVAGNIISYNGVGIAIGFVPQDNSIGNLITRNSIYKNKVLGIDLGDDGVTANGPNATHSGANQLLNFPVFTTANLHGSDLVLEGAAPTSSTIEVFIADPHPTGYGEGRTYLASLVEGSALDQDPTPGYFRFVIPIAAFPALVTAQTFLTATATLGVNGDPAASERNTSEFSKVVQVTRMATDLGLTSTVDAARPDVGDVVVFTISLTNNGPDAATGVRVSALLPAGLAFVSASPSQGAYNPTNGAWIVGGVGAGQTLILKVSARVDAPRPTSSVAWIYASDQDDLKAGDNAVTTSLTPRFTDLAVTQTSDRSSLVVGETVALTIQLHNAGPDDAGSVTLKDVLPAGLSFVSAAASQGSYDPTTGTWNVGPVPSGSTLQLVVTALATAAGDATSTAVVAGSDRFDTNPSNSSASTSVEVVLPTPVAVDSLVRHGYRRQSTTLDVGFSGPLGPATAQDVSNYTLARIGPGGRLGRSLPLASALYDDAANRVTLVPRVRRLPLQARYLLIVHSGGVVDRYGRPIDGDGDGVSGGDYVRVFGPGILTRPQRPTPVPRVTPTRVSHPGAAPLGATVRALPRTSMWSRTMR; from the coding sequence ATGGCCAGTCGGGATTGGTGGGCCGGAGTCGATCGCGCGGAGATGGGGCGTCATCGGAGGGTTAGACGGACGTCGGCGGTTGAGATCCTGGAGGCTCGGATCGCCCCGGCGGTCTTCACCGTCACCACCGCAGCCGACAACGGCGACAACACCGCCCCCACCGCCGGCTCATTGCGCGAGGCGATCCTCCTGTCGAACGCGAGCGGCGACTCATCCAACGTCATCGATTTCAACATCCCAGGAAACGGCGTCCAGACAATCAACATCGAAACGGTCCAACTCCCCTCGATCACGAAAACAGTCCTCGTCGACGGCCTGTCCCAGCCAGGTTCCTCGTTCCAGTCGCCCTTGATCCAACTGAGCTGCTTATCCTTCATTGGGAACGGGTTGACGCTCTCCGGCGTCAGCGGCTCCGTAATCCGAGGGCTGAGCATAGCCAGGTTCCAGGACGCCGGCGTCGTGATCTCCGGGGGCTCGAACAACTGGATTCAGGCCTGCCAGATCGGCGTGTTCGCCGACTGGTCCCAGGGCTATTCCAACGGCAACGGCGTCATCATCAAGGACGGCGCGACGGGCAACATCATTGGCACGAACGGCGACGGAGTCGCCGACGCCGCCGAGGGAAATCTCATTTCCGGCAACTCCAGAGAAGGCGTGCTCATCGCCGACTCGGGGACGTCCGGCAACCGCGTCGCTGGCAACAGGATCGGCACGAATCTCCAGGAGACCTCTGCCATCCCTAACTTGAACGGCGTGGGCATCAAGGGAGGGGCGGCGGGGAACATCGTGGGCACCAACGGCGACGGAGTCGCCGACGCCGACGAGGGAAATCTCATCTCGGGCAACACCGACTCCGGGGTGTCCATCACCGGAGCGGGAACTTCCGGCAACCGCGTCGCCGGCAACAGGATCGGCACTAACGCCCTCGGAACCGCCGCCATCTCCAACGGCATTGGCGTCGCCATCGAAGACGTCGCGGCGGGAAACATCGTGGGCACCAACGGCGACGGAGTCGCCGACGCCGACGAAGGGAACCTCATCTCGGGAAACTACTACGGCTTGTACATCGCCGAGGGGGCGACCGGCAACCGCGTTGCCGGCAACAGGATCGGCACCAACGCCCTCGGAACCGCCGCCATCTCCAACGTGGAGGGCGTGCTCATCGTCAGCGGGGCCACCGGGAATATCGTGGGCACGAACGGCGACGGAATCGCCGACGCCCAAGAAGGGAACCTCATCTCGGGAAATACCGGATCAGCCGTGTCCATGGGATGGGCGGGGACGTCTGGCAACCGCGTCGCCGGCAACAAGATCGGCGTCGACTGGCTCGGGATGACCGCCATTCCCAACGACGTCGGCGTGAGCATCGAGAACGTCGCGTCGGGGAACATCATCGGAACCAACGGCGACGGGATCGCCGACGCCGGTGAAGGGAACATCATCTCCGGCAATAGGATCGCTATTTTCATCGCGGGCCCAGGGGCGGATGGCAACCGCGTCGCCGGCAACAAGATCGGCGTGAATGCGACGGCAACCGCCTCTGTCCCCAACAAGTATGGCGTTTATATCTCCGGTTACTCAACGGGCAACATTGTAGGGATGAACGGCGATGGCCTCGCCGACTCCGACGAGGGCAACTATATCGCCGGCAACGTGAAATACGGCGTGGTGATTGGCGGGAAAGCGGCGGACAACCGCGTTGCCGGCAATATCATTTCGTACAACGGCGTGGGCATCGCCATCGGTTTCGTACCTCAGGACAATTCGATCGGCAATCTCATCACTCGCAATAGCATCTACAAGAACAAGGTCCTCGGGATCGATTTGGGCGACGACGGCGTGACCGCCAACGGTCCCAACGCCACGCACTCCGGCGCCAACCAGTTACTCAACTTTCCTGTCTTCACAACAGCGAACCTCCACGGATCGGATCTCGTCCTGGAGGGGGCCGCACCGACCTCCTCGACCATCGAAGTGTTCATCGCCGACCCCCACCCCACGGGTTATGGCGAGGGCAGAACCTACCTGGCCTCCCTCGTGGAGGGCTCGGCCCTCGACCAGGACCCCACGCCTGGCTACTTCCGATTCGTGATCCCGATCGCTGCGTTTCCGGCCCTCGTGACGGCCCAAACGTTCCTGACTGCGACGGCCACCCTAGGCGTTAATGGAGACCCCGCCGCCTCGGAGCGGAATACGTCGGAGTTCTCCAAGGTCGTCCAGGTCACGCGAATGGCAACCGACCTAGGCCTGACGAGCACCGTCGACGCAGCCCGCCCGGACGTGGGGGACGTGGTCGTCTTCACCATCTCCCTGACGAACAACGGCCCTGACGCGGCCACCGGCGTCCGCGTCTCCGCCCTGCTTCCCGCCGGCCTCGCCTTCGTCTCGGCCTCACCATCCCAGGGCGCCTACAACCCGACGAACGGAGCCTGGATCGTGGGCGGCGTCGGCGCGGGTCAGACCCTTATACTCAAGGTTTCCGCTCGCGTCGACGCCCCCCGGCCGACATCCAGCGTCGCCTGGATTTACGCCAGCGACCAGGACGATCTCAAGGCTGGCGACAACGCCGTCACGACCTCGCTCACGCCTCGCTTCACCGACCTGGCCGTGACGCAGACCTCGGACCGATCCAGCCTCGTCGTCGGCGAGACCGTCGCCCTCACGATCCAACTGCACAACGCCGGGCCGGACGACGCGGGGAGCGTGACGCTGAAGGACGTCCTCCCAGCAGGGCTCAGCTTCGTCTCGGCGGCCGCCTCGCAGGGGAGCTACGACCCAACGACGGGGACCTGGAACGTTGGCCCAGTCCCCAGCGGTTCGACGCTCCAACTCGTCGTCACGGCCCTGGCGACCGCCGCCGGGGATGCGACCAGCACGGCGGTCGTCGCCGGCTCGGACCGCTTCGACACGAACCCATCGAACAGTTCGGCCTCGACGTCCGTCGAGGTCGTCCTGCCCACTCCCGTGGCGGTCGATTCGCTTGTCCGCCACGGTTACCGCCGGCAGTCGACCACGCTGGACGTGGGCTTCAGCGGCCCCCTGGGACCGGCGACCGCCCAGGACGTCTCGAATTACACCCTGGCGCGGATTGGTCCCGGCGGCCGTCTCGGCCGGTCCCTACCGCTGGCGTCGGCCCTCTATGACGACGCCGCCAATCGCGTGACCCTCGTCCCTCGTGTGCGGAGGCTGCCGCTGCAAGCGCGGTATCTGCTGATCGTCCACTCCGGGGGCGTGGTCGACAGGTACGGTCGGCCGATCGACGGCGACGGCGACGGGGTCTCGGGAGGGGACTACGTCCGCGTCTTCGGGCCGGGGATCCTCACCCGTCCCCAGCGCCCGACGCCGGTCCCTCGGGTCACGCCGACCAGGGTTTCGCACCCAGGCGCCGCGCCCCTCGGCGCGACCGTCCGGGCTCTCCCGCGGACCTCGATGTGGAGCCGAACCATGCGTTGA